One window from the genome of Montipora foliosa isolate CH-2021 chromosome 5, ASM3666993v2, whole genome shotgun sequence encodes:
- the LOC138002851 gene encoding melatonin receptor type 1A-like, giving the protein MAEDLGARSLYLIIVEVCSLLILNILSFAGNSLICISVFSNKRLRTTTNLYIIALAVSDLLSAVFVMPLSAGVLINGRWIYGGAIRQLHAFFSLFVIYVSPVTMGLTAVNRFVRMCKSDLQYNKLFSMHKSLVLVAVVWIFVACYTTVSCLFGLHEFGFVPGYDEDSIVHLSELGKMIHYAIVLSLFFLTPLMATIVSYSKVAKMIRKHNYSASATLERRSNIRAIIERQHSGRRNCLSAHEIKLSKSLFAVVFAFMICWIPFWVIVILRRFDLVAKMPRNVQLFGIFLFYLSNTINPFIYAGMNPAFRREFRRILLCKRWRRRVHVSTSAEGRLTKSDDVDANTRNSVSLRVQQGAQGARNFKANSALNHLRTVRRVDFGPSTSETSC; this is encoded by the coding sequence ATGGCGGAGGACTTAGGCGCTCGTAGTCTTTATTTAATCATCGTAGAAGTTTGCTCGCTGCTAATCTTGAATATATTATCCTTCGCGGGAAATTCTCTGATATGTATTTCGGTTTTCAGTAACAAACGTCTTCGAACCACGACGAACCTGTACATCATCGCTTTGGCAGTAAGCGATTTACTCTCCGCTGTTTTTGTGATGCCATTAAGTGCGGGTGTGTTAATAAACGGCAGATGGATTTATGGTGGAGCGATACGCCAACTTCATGCTTTCTTCAGCCTGTTTGTCATCTATGTTTCGCCAGTGACTATGGGTTTGACAGCCGTAAACCGTTTTGTAAGAATGTGCAAGTCGGATCTGCAATACAACAAATTGTTTTCTATGCATAAGTCTCTCGTCTTGGTCGCAGTGGTGTGGATTTTTGTTGCTTGTTACACCACTGTTTCTTGCCTTTTTGGCTTACATGAGTTCGGATTTGTTCCAGGCTACGACGAAGATTCTATTGTGCACCTTAGCGAACTTGGAAAGATGATTCATTATGCTATAGTGCTCTCCCTGTTCTTTCTAACACCGCTAATGGCTACTATAGTTAGCTACAGTAAGGTCGCCAAAATGATCCGAAAACACAACTATTCGGCTTCTGCAACTCTTGAACGACGATCCAACATCCGAGCGATCATTGAACGACAACACAGTGGAAGAAGAAACTGCCTCAGTGCGCACGAAATAAAGTTGAGCAAATCCCTATTTGCAGTTGTTTTTGCGTTTATGATTTGTTGGATTCCATTTTGGGTCATTGTTATTCTGCGCCGATTTGATCTCGTAGCAAAGATGCCTCGAAACGTACAACTCTTCGGCATTTTCCTCTTTTATCTCTCCAATACAATTAACCCGTTCATTTATGCTGGCATGAACCCTGCTTTCAGAAGAGAATTTCGAAGAATCTTGCTCTGTAAACGATGGCGTCGCCGCGTTCATGTATCTACCAGCGCTGAGGGAAGGCTGACAAAATCAGATGATGTTGATGCCAACACGCGCAATTCAGTTTCACTTCGCGTACAGCAAGGGGCGCAAGGGGCGAGAAATTTTAAAGCTAACTCAGCTTTGAACCATCTTCGTACAGTACGACGTGTAGACTTCGGGCCCTCCACATCAGAAACTAGCTGCTAA
- the LOC138002852 gene encoding tropomyosin alpha-3 chain-like, which produces MASYVQESYKEPSKVSRKSFQEKMNKLKLGVKETEDKVKKYKEETLAARRREQSAKLKMRAMSERMMETEEQIRRVEVRIAQQNSRRNEIAEKLRENGRVKEVWEGCKIDIEQKIRELHEAQQHTKEVQKMNKGLLKVEAILEVKIEKAERRAQKASDRAFVLSQKIAVHRYLAEKRPEGLPEPDEETKLPLSEQEAKMVNMREKIKSAILRQRDAERRKCTLQKKIDVIGQALENYKRRNLEFQISKRELLSSNFY; this is translated from the coding sequence ATGGCTTCTTATGTACAGGAATCGTACAAGGAACCTAGTAAAGTCAGCAGGAAGTcatttcaagagaaaatgaacaaGTTGAAACTAGGAGTAAAAGAAACAGAAGACAAGGTCAAGAAGTATAAAGAAGAAACATTGGCAGCGAGGCGAAGGGAACAGTCTGCAAAACTCAAAATGAGGGCTATGTCCGAGAGAATGATGGAAACAGAGGAACAAATTAGAAGAGTTGAAGTTCGTATTGCTCAGCAGAACAGTCGGAGAAATGAGATCGCGGAGAAGTTACGGGAGAACGGCCGCGTGAAAGAAGTTTGGGAAGGCTGTAAAATAGACATTGAACAAAAGATTCGGGAACTACATGAAGCCCAGCAGCATACGAAGGAAGTTCAGAAAATGAATAAAGGATTATTGAAGGTGGAGGCGATTTTGGAGGTGAAAATCGAGAAAGCCGAGCGCCGTGCGCAAAAGGCTTCAGATAGGGCGTTTGTATTGAGTCAAAAGATTGCCGTTCATCGATATCTCGCTGAGAAGAGACCAGAGGGATTGCCAGAACCAGATGAAGAAACAAAACTCCCATTGTCTGAACAGGAAGCCAAGATGGTTAACATGAGAGAGAAGATTAAGAGCGCTATTTTACGCCAGAGAGATGCCGAGCGAAGGAAATGCACATTACAGAAAAAAATTGACGTGATAGGACAAGCTTTAGAAAACTATAAAAGACGTAACTTAGAATTCCAAATTAGCAAAAGAGAATTACTTAGCTCAAACTTTTACTAA